The genomic region TTTACTGGTTCATGGTCGGTTTTTAACCCTCTACTGGCAAACCAGGACTAATACGCTGTCAATAATTCGCACAACCCGCTTCGTGGATACCACAAGCTTGCGGCTGATACATCACTCAAGTAAGACAGGTTTGCGAAGGATAGAAAGTCTGTTGGATGCTCTAACCCTATGCTAACCCAACAAAATGGTGCATAAAATGTACCCCACTTCTTGCTATCCTGTTATAGCTATCCACAACCTTTAACTTGCATTTTCTTCCTCTTTGCTTAAGTCAATACTGGTCTGTGACATTTGTTTTTGCCAGATTGGTAGGCGAACGACCCATGCTTGGCATAGGTGCACCGAGCCTGCAACCATTTCGCAACCTAAAGGTTGCGGCTACCACCAAAAACAGTTGCAGGAAACAAGATAGCAAAAACTTATGTCATAGACCAATACGCAGTTGTCAAATATTGTCTTCCTTCCCTTCATCATACCCTCTCTTTGGTTAAAAGGACCACCATCATCCGTTTCCTTGACTATCTCTTGATAGGTCGTTGTAGCAAATTTAAACCATTCTTCTATCCCTACCCTCAGATACCCCTTCCTTTATCCCTATAGCAAAAATCATGCCGAACAGTATTGCCAACGTCCCCTATTTTCCCTTTTATTCATACCTCAATGCCTCAATTGGTTTCAAGCCTGCGGCTCCTTTTGCCGGGTATAACCCAAAAAAGACCCCAATAGAAACAGAAAAGATAAATGCCAGAAGTATGGAACCGAATGTGATAATTGTTGTCCAGCCAGCTATCATCGAGATTATTTTCGCAACCATAATACCCAATATTATTCCCACCAACCCGCCAGTCAAGCTTAAAATCATCGCCTCAATTAAGAATTGAATTAGAATATCAGTTGGAGTCGCTCCCAGTGCCTTTCTTATCCCTATTTCTCTTGTCCGCTCTATGACAGAGACTAACATAATGTTCATAATGCCTATTCCACCAACTAACAGCGATACAGCCGCAATACTGGTTAAAAGCATCGTAAATGTCCCCAAAACACTTTGCATGGTTTGGAGCATATCTTTCTGACTTCTAACCGTGAAATCATCATCATCTTTTTCTTTTAAATTATGCCGCTGCCTTAAGATATAGGTGATATTATCGCAAACATCGTCCATATTTCTTTCATCTTTAACCTCAATATAGATTACCGAGATATTATCCTGTCCCAAAATCCGTCTTTGCATAGTTGATAGAGGAATATAGATGACATCATCCGGGTTTCCCATTACCTGGGAACCCTTTTCTTTCAATACCCCAATTACTTCAAAACTATGTTGTTTTATCTTTATCTTCTTACTTAGAGGCTCATATTCACCAAAAAGATTATTTACTACCTCTTTCCCCAATATACATACTTTTTTCTTCCCTTTTAATTCCGTTTGGGTAAAATTTCTCCCCTGGCTTATTTGGTAATTTCTAACTTTTAAAAATGATGGTAGCGCACCGGTTAATTGGGTTTCCGTAGTCATATTTTCAAAACTAACCTTTACTCTACTTCTCAACTCGGGTGAAACCTCTTTTATTAAGCTAATTTTTTCTTTAAAGATATTTGCATCCGCTAAGGTCAAGTTTTTAACCGTAGTGCCTCCAGCAGGAAAAGAATGTCCTCTTCCAAACTGACCAGGGTTAACCATCAATAGATTTGTCCCAAGGCTTCTAATACTTTCCCTTATCTGGCTTTTTGCCCCTTTCCCTACGGCAATCATTGTGATTACCGCACAGACACCAATTATTACTCCGAGGATTGTAAGTGTAGAACGGAGTTTATGTGCTCTAAGAGAAGTTTCTGCAATTGCTATTCCTTCAAATATATCCATCTCTTATAATCTCTCCATCCTTCAATTCAATAATTCTTTTGCCAAACCTGGCTACATTGACATCGTGTGTGACCATAATGATGGTATTACCTTGACTATTTAACCTGGTTAAAAGTTCCATTATTTCCCTGCCTGATTTTGAATCAAGGTTTCCCGTGGGCTCATCGGCTAATAAAATCTTTGGACGATTAACTAATGCCCTGGCAATGGCAATTCTCTGTTGTTGACCGCCGGATAATTGAGATGGTTTATGGTTCATCCTATCAATGAGACCAACGGATTTAAGTGCCTCTTTTGCCCTTTCCAATCTTTCTTTCTTTTTTATCCCGGCATAAATCATAGGCACTTCTACATTCTTTAAAGCTGTAGTTCTCGCCAACAGGTTATAACTCTGAAATATAAAGCCAAAGGATTTATTCCTCATCTTCGCCAGCTCTGTTTCATTTAAGTTACCCACCTCTTGTCCTAAAAATTTATAAGAACCATTAGTTGGGACATCCAGACAACTGATGATATTAAGTAAAGTAGATTTACCACTTCCGGATGCTCCCATAATGCTGGTGAATTCGGCTGGTTCAAGATTAAGGGAGATATTATTAAGGGCAGTAATTTCTACCCCATCAAGTTTGTAAATCTTAAAGATATTTTTCAGGATAATCATCTTCCCATCCTTCTCATTTGTCTATCTCTATTGCCTCGTGGCGGCATAAAAAGCCCTTTTGGCACCTCTTTTGCCTGTTTAATCAGGGAAAAATTACCAATGATTATTTGTCCTTCTTTTAATCCTTGAGTTATTTCATATCTATCCTCTGTTTTTAATCCAACTTCAACCCTTTGAGGACGGGTTTGATGTTTAAGAAGGACAA from bacterium harbors:
- a CDS encoding ABC transporter permease, translated to MDIFEGIAIAETSLRAHKLRSTLTILGVIIGVCAVITMIAVGKGAKSQIRESIRSLGTNLLMVNPGQFGRGHSFPAGGTTVKNLTLADANIFKEKISLIKEVSPELRSRVKVSFENMTTETQLTGALPSFLKVRNYQISQGRNFTQTELKGKKKVCILGKEVVNNLFGEYEPLSKKIKIKQHSFEVIGVLKEKGSQVMGNPDDVIYIPLSTMQRRILGQDNISVIYIEVKDERNMDDVCDNITYILRQRHNLKEKDDDDFTVRSQKDMLQTMQSVLGTFTMLLTSIAAVSLLVGGIGIMNIMLVSVIERTREIGIRKALGATPTDILIQFLIEAMILSLTGGLVGIILGIMVAKIISMIAGWTTIITFGSILLAFIFSVSIGVFFGLYPAKGAAGLKPIEALRYE
- a CDS encoding ABC transporter ATP-binding protein gives rise to the protein MIILKNIFKIYKLDGVEITALNNISLNLEPAEFTSIMGASGSGKSTLLNIISCLDVPTNGSYKFLGQEVGNLNETELAKMRNKSFGFIFQSYNLLARTTALKNVEVPMIYAGIKKKERLERAKEALKSVGLIDRMNHKPSQLSGGQQQRIAIARALVNRPKILLADEPTGNLDSKSGREIMELLTRLNSQGNTIIMVTHDVNVARFGKRIIELKDGEIIRDGYI